The bacterium genome window below encodes:
- the hemW gene encoding radical SAM family heme chaperone HemW, translating to MTGLYIHIPFCVKKCAYCDFVSYTGYENQVFNQYSEALCTELKIREDILSKGISTIYIGGGTPSLLSPLHIEKIFSSINKISPLLSPNIEISIEVNPATADITKLKDFKQLGINRISLGVQTFNNNILTKLGRIHSSEDTLKTYKECRQADFKNISIDLMFALPGQTIELWKQDLQKAISMELQHYSIYNLQIEEGTPFWEEKEKGNLNLPSEDQDADMYIYAVEFLLKQKFYRYEISNFATIGMECKHNVNYWENGNYIGVGVAAHSHFNGKRWANTTSLKDYLATPSKSIVEYTEGSTLSIKEETIFLGLRMSKGVDKKNFIGYEKQVNKLIQNHLLEETGTRYRLTSQGILLANRVLSEFI from the coding sequence ATGACAGGCCTTTATATACACATACCTTTTTGTGTAAAAAAGTGTGCCTACTGCGATTTTGTATCATACACGGGGTATGAAAACCAAGTTTTTAACCAATACTCAGAGGCTCTCTGCACAGAACTAAAAATAAGAGAAGATATTCTTTCAAAAGGTATTTCTACCATATACATCGGTGGAGGCACTCCAAGCCTACTTTCTCCTTTACATATTGAAAAAATTTTTTCATCTATAAACAAAATATCCCCCCTACTTTCACCTAATATAGAAATAAGTATAGAGGTGAACCCTGCAACTGCAGATATCACAAAATTGAAAGACTTCAAACAGTTGGGTATAAACCGTATATCATTGGGAGTTCAAACTTTTAATAATAATATTTTAACTAAACTTGGAAGAATTCATTCAAGTGAAGATACCTTGAAAACTTATAAAGAATGTAGGCAAGCCGACTTTAAAAATATCAGTATAGACCTTATGTTTGCTCTACCAGGACAAACAATAGAGTTATGGAAACAAGATTTACAGAAAGCCATATCTATGGAATTACAGCATTATTCCATTTATAATTTACAGATAGAAGAAGGAACACCATTCTGGGAAGAAAAAGAAAAAGGGAACCTCAATCTACCTTCAGAAGACCAAGATGCTGATATGTATATTTATGCAGTTGAATTCCTCTTAAAACAGAAGTTTTACAGATACGAAATTTCTAATTTCGCAACCATAGGAATGGAATGTAAACATAATGTAAACTATTGGGAAAACGGCAACTATATAGGTGTAGGGGTTGCTGCCCATTCCCATTTTAACGGTAAAAGATGGGCAAACACCACTTCTCTTAAAGATTATCTTGCAACCCCTTCAAAATCTATTGTTGAATATACAGAAGGTTCTACCCTTTCAATTAAAGAAGAGACCATATTTTTAGGGCTTCGTATGTCAAAAGGGGTTGATAAAAAAAATTTTATAGGATATGAAAAACAGGTGAATAAACTTATTCAAAACCATCTTTTAGAAGAGACAGGCACAAGGTATAGATTAACTTCTCAAGGAATTTTACTGGCAAACAGAGTTCTTAGCGAGTTTATTTAA
- the lepA gene encoding translation elongation factor 4: MSKQIKNFSIIAHIDHGKSTLADRLLTYTGTVEQRKMKEQVLDTMDIERERGITIKAQAVRMEYKGYILNLIDTPGHVDFAYEVSRSLAACEGAILLVDATQGIEAQTLANAYLAVENNLVIIPVINKIDLPAADPDRIKEEFKKVFGIPSEEVLLVSAKTGEGVEEILSAIIDRVPSPTIEKDSCLQALIFDSHYDSFRGVIARVRVFNGEIKKGMFIRMMSTGRKFEVQEAGYLRLGPIPSQTISSGEVGYVIAGIKDVRDCRVGDTITDDVHPAKEALPGYKRMKPMVFCGFYPIDGQDFDMLKDAMGKLQLNDASFHYEQETSSALGFGFRCGFLGLLHLEIVQERMETEFNLNIIATAPSVVYRVTLKNKSIKMVDNPSSLPPTTEIETIEEPYCRLTILSPSEYTGAIMQLVNEKNGDFISTEYLDPTRVMLVVEMALSRIIVDFHDMLKACTRGYASMDYEIIGYRVSNAVRMDILLNYEQVDALSSIVSREQAQYVGRALAAKLRTLIPRHQFEIPIQAVIGSKVVARETIPPVRKDVLQKCYGGDISRKRKLLERQKEGKSRMKRIGSVDIPQEVFLAVLKINR; the protein is encoded by the coding sequence ATGAGTAAACAAATTAAAAATTTTTCTATTATAGCCCATATAGACCACGGCAAATCAACACTTGCAGATAGGCTTCTAACCTACACCGGAACCGTTGAGCAGAGGAAGATGAAAGAACAGGTTCTGGATACAATGGATATTGAAAGAGAGAGAGGTATCACTATCAAGGCACAAGCCGTTAGGATGGAGTATAAAGGTTATATACTAAACCTTATAGATACTCCTGGTCATGTTGACTTTGCTTACGAAGTTTCTCGTTCTCTTGCTGCCTGTGAAGGTGCAATTTTGCTTGTGGACGCAACCCAAGGTATCGAAGCTCAAACGCTTGCTAACGCTTATTTAGCAGTAGAAAACAACCTTGTTATTATTCCTGTCATAAACAAGATAGACCTACCAGCTGCCGACCCAGATAGAATAAAAGAAGAGTTCAAAAAGGTTTTTGGGATACCGTCTGAAGAGGTTCTGCTTGTATCAGCTAAAACAGGCGAAGGAGTGGAGGAGATTCTTAGTGCTATCATAGATCGGGTTCCATCTCCTACCATAGAAAAAGATTCTTGTTTGCAAGCCCTCATCTTTGATTCTCATTATGATTCTTTTAGAGGCGTTATTGCTCGAGTAAGAGTTTTTAATGGGGAAATAAAGAAAGGTATGTTTATAAGGATGATGAGCACAGGTAGAAAATTTGAGGTTCAAGAAGCAGGGTATCTAAGGTTAGGACCTATCCCCTCCCAAACAATATCTTCTGGAGAGGTAGGGTATGTCATTGCAGGGATTAAAGATGTTAGAGATTGTAGGGTGGGAGATACTATTACTGATGATGTGCACCCTGCAAAAGAAGCTTTGCCTGGATATAAACGTATGAAACCTATGGTGTTTTGTGGGTTCTACCCTATAGATGGGCAAGACTTTGATATGCTTAAAGACGCTATGGGTAAATTACAATTAAATGACGCTTCTTTCCACTACGAACAGGAAACATCTTCTGCTCTTGGTTTTGGTTTCCGTTGCGGTTTTCTTGGACTTTTACACCTTGAAATTGTTCAAGAACGGATGGAAACAGAGTTTAATCTAAACATTATTGCCACAGCTCCAAGTGTGGTATACAGAGTTACATTAAAAAATAAGAGCATTAAAATGGTTGATAACCCATCATCGCTACCTCCTACAACAGAAATAGAGACCATTGAAGAACCTTACTGCCGTTTAACTATTCTTTCTCCATCCGAATATACTGGAGCAATAATGCAACTTGTAAATGAGAAGAATGGTGATTTTATTTCTACAGAATATCTTGACCCTACAAGGGTAATGCTTGTTGTTGAAATGGCTCTATCTCGAATTATTGTTGATTTTCACGATATGCTAAAAGCTTGCACAAGAGGCTATGCTTCGATGGATTACGAAATTATAGGTTACAGAGTATCTAACGCTGTTAGGATGGATATACTTTTAAATTATGAGCAAGTGGATGCTTTAAGTTCTATTGTATCAAGAGAGCAAGCCCAGTATGTAGGGCGAGCCCTTGCTGCCAAACTACGCACTTTAATCCCGCGCCACCAGTTTGAAATCCCTATTCAAGCAGTTATAGGAAGTAAAGTTGTAGCAAGAGAAACCATACCGCCTGTCCGTAAAGATGTTCTACAAAAATGTTATGGTGGAGACATTTCAAGAAAAAGAAAACTGCTCGAAAGACAAAAAGAAGGTAAAAGCAGAATGAAAAGAATTGGTAGCGTAGATATTCCTCAAGAGGTGTTTCTTGCCGTTCTTAAAATAAATAGATAA
- the proS gene encoding proline--tRNA ligase produces MRWTGYFMPTSKEAPKDAETISHKLMSRAGLIDKTSSGVYSYLPAGYKVLRNVEGIVRREMNKAGAVELLMPALQPATLWKESGRLDLMGEEMIRFTDRHNRVMLFGPTHEEVITDIVRKNIKSWKQLPVTLYQIQTKFRDEMRPRFGIVRSREFLMKDAYSFDINTNGLDETYSKMKVAYQNIFSACGLKFTIQQADSGVIGGKFSEEFFAQGECPELEVGHIFKLGTQYSESMKAFFVDKDGTQKPMVMGCYGIGVSRIVAATIEGNFDEKGIVWPLNIAPFKVLVLPVNVENTDIMEISENLYSSLVSEGIEVLLDDRAESTGAKFADADLTGIPLWVVVGKKISEGKVEIKIRRENRLIPIDVNNVLPWVVDYIKQQENG; encoded by the coding sequence ATGAGATGGACAGGGTACTTTATGCCAACATCAAAAGAAGCCCCAAAAGACGCTGAAACAATAAGCCATAAACTTATGTCGAGGGCAGGACTTATAGATAAAACATCGTCAGGGGTTTACTCGTATCTACCGGCAGGATATAAGGTGTTGAGGAATGTGGAAGGAATTGTAAGAAGAGAGATGAATAAAGCAGGAGCGGTGGAGTTGCTTATGCCAGCACTTCAACCAGCAACCCTTTGGAAAGAGAGCGGTAGGTTAGATTTGATGGGTGAAGAAATGATAAGGTTTACCGATAGGCATAACAGGGTTATGCTTTTTGGACCTACCCACGAAGAGGTGATAACAGATATTGTTAGAAAAAACATCAAGTCTTGGAAACAGTTACCTGTCACTTTATACCAAATACAAACAAAATTTCGTGATGAGATGCGACCTCGCTTTGGGATAGTTCGTTCAAGAGAGTTTTTGATGAAAGACGCTTATAGTTTTGATATAAATACTAATGGTTTAGATGAAACTTACTCTAAAATGAAAGTAGCTTACCAGAATATTTTTTCGGCATGCGGACTAAAGTTTACTATACAGCAAGCAGATTCAGGTGTTATAGGTGGTAAGTTTTCAGAGGAATTTTTTGCACAAGGGGAATGTCCTGAACTTGAGGTAGGTCATATATTTAAACTTGGTACTCAGTATAGTGAATCAATGAAAGCGTTTTTTGTTGATAAAGACGGGACCCAAAAACCTATGGTTATGGGATGTTATGGAATAGGGGTTAGTAGAATTGTTGCTGCAACAATTGAGGGGAATTTTGATGAGAAAGGTATTGTCTGGCCCTTAAATATAGCTCCTTTTAAGGTTCTGGTGCTTCCTGTGAATGTGGAAAACACTGATATAATGGAAATATCAGAGAATCTCTACTCTTCTTTAGTATCTGAAGGTATAGAGGTGCTTTTAGATGATAGAGCCGAGAGTACAGGTGCTAAATTTGCTGATGCCGACCTTACTGGAATACCTTTATGGGTGGTTGTAGGTAAAAAGATTTCAGAAGGTAAGGTAGAAATTAAAATAAGGAGAGAAAATAGGTTGATACCAATTGATGTCAACAATGTGTTACCCTGGGTTGTTGACTATATAAAACAGCAAGAAAATGGCTAA
- a CDS encoding 2-oxoacid:acceptor oxidoreductase family protein — translation MKEMFEVRWHGRGGQGAKTAALLFGDAALSTGKYIQAFPEYGPERMGAPVQSFNRISEKPIRIHSGIEEPDVVLVLDVTLVGQVDVTKGLDKEKGILIINTPLSPEEMKKKLGYEGKVYTVNASVISTETIGRNIPNTPMIGALTKITGMLEIGALLEDTKKKLSAKFRNRPEIVDGNLKAIERAYNEVKGA, via the coding sequence ATGAAAGAAATGTTTGAGGTTAGATGGCATGGCAGAGGAGGGCAAGGAGCCAAAACAGCTGCTCTGTTGTTTGGAGATGCGGCTTTGTCCACAGGTAAATATATACAGGCATTCCCTGAATATGGACCTGAAAGAATGGGTGCTCCTGTTCAGTCTTTTAATAGAATTAGCGAAAAACCGATAAGAATACATTCTGGGATTGAAGAACCAGATGTGGTTCTTGTCCTTGATGTAACTCTGGTTGGGCAGGTTGATGTAACAAAGGGGCTTGACAAAGAAAAGGGGATACTTATTATTAACACTCCTTTATCTCCTGAAGAGATGAAAAAGAAGCTCGGTTATGAAGGGAAAGTATATACAGTAAACGCTTCTGTTATATCAACAGAAACCATAGGTAGAAACATCCCTAACACACCTATGATAGGCGCTCTTACAAAGATAACAGGTATGTTAGAGATAGGTGCCCTACTTGAAGATACAAAAAAGAAATTGTCAGCAAAGTTTAGAAACAGACCAGAGATTGTAGATGGTAATCTTAAAGCAATAGAAAGAGCTTATAACGAGGTTAAAGGAGCTTAA
- a CDS encoding 4Fe-4S binding protein, translating to MEEKKATWKELPEGDVLEGSSSLKFKTGNWRTLKPIHIPEKCIHCLFCWVSCPDGAVVVDKETSKFVRFDYDYCKGCGICAYECPKDAIDMVDDQGEDK from the coding sequence ATGGAAGAAAAAAAAGCAACGTGGAAAGAACTTCCAGAAGGTGATGTACTTGAAGGAAGTTCATCATTAAAGTTTAAAACTGGTAATTGGAGAACCCTTAAACCTATTCATATACCTGAAAAATGTATACATTGTCTTTTCTGTTGGGTTTCTTGCCCTGATGGAGCGGTTGTTGTTGATAAAGAGACAAGCAAATTTGTAAGGTTTGATTATGATTACTGTAAAGGGTGCGGTATATGTGCTTATGAATGTCCTAAAGATGCAATAGATATGGTTGATGACCAGGGAGAAGATAAATGA
- the porA gene encoding pyruvate ferredoxin oxidoreductase gives MKVAKTGNEAFAEAMRQINPDVVAAYPITPATEIVQIFSQFVADGLVKTEFVAVESEHSAMSACIGASTAGIRTMTGTSSQGLALMWEMLYIASGLRLPIIMSVVNRALSAPINIHCDHSDGMGARDSGWIQLFSENVQEAYDNLIQAVRIAEHPDVKLPVMATTDGFILSHCLETLEMLSDEDVQKFVKEPPERENLIKSLKEKKPITIGALDLQDYYFEHKRQSAEGMFNALKVIPEIGKEFGQTFGREYGFFEEYKLDDAQVAILVLGSTAGTAKEVVDKLRAEGKKVGLLKLRVYRPFPAEQLAKALSKVKALGVMDRAEGMSGVSGPLYPEVCAALYDSEEKPIITDYIYGLGGRDITMEDIEYIYTELLKIAEAGKKEYTLKYIGLRE, from the coding sequence ATGAAAGTAGCCAAAACGGGGAATGAAGCTTTTGCAGAGGCTATGCGTCAGATAAACCCTGATGTAGTAGCAGCATATCCTATTACTCCGGCAACAGAAATAGTACAGATTTTTTCACAATTTGTTGCCGATGGATTGGTTAAGACAGAATTTGTAGCAGTAGAAAGTGAACATAGCGCTATGAGCGCTTGTATTGGAGCCAGTACTGCTGGTATAAGAACAATGACAGGCACCTCTTCCCAGGGACTTGCTCTTATGTGGGAGATGTTATATATTGCTTCTGGATTACGGCTTCCAATAATTATGTCGGTTGTTAACAGGGCGTTATCTGCCCCTATCAATATACATTGTGACCATTCAGATGGTATGGGTGCAAGGGATAGCGGTTGGATACAACTTTTTTCTGAAAATGTACAGGAAGCTTATGACAACCTGATTCAAGCAGTAAGAATAGCAGAACATCCTGATGTTAAGTTACCAGTAATGGCAACCACCGATGGTTTTATATTAAGCCATTGTCTTGAAACTCTTGAGATGCTCTCTGATGAAGATGTTCAGAAATTTGTTAAAGAGCCACCAGAAAGAGAGAACCTTATAAAGAGTTTAAAAGAAAAAAAACCTATAACTATAGGGGCATTGGATTTGCAGGACTACTATTTTGAACATAAAAGACAGTCAGCTGAAGGGATGTTTAATGCTCTAAAAGTTATTCCAGAAATAGGAAAAGAATTTGGTCAAACTTTTGGTAGAGAGTACGGTTTTTTTGAAGAGTATAAACTTGATGATGCACAGGTCGCTATCCTGGTTCTTGGTTCAACGGCCGGAACAGCAAAAGAGGTTGTTGATAAACTTAGAGCTGAAGGGAAAAAAGTAGGACTATTAAAACTGAGAGTGTATAGACCTTTCCCAGCAGAACAGTTAGCTAAGGCTCTTTCAAAGGTGAAGGCTCTTGGAGTAATGGATAGGGCTGAAGGAATGAGCGGTGTTTCAGGTCCTTTATATCCAGAAGTGTGTGCAGCTCTTTATGATTCAGAAGAAAAACCTATAATAACAGACTATATTTATGGTCTTGGTGGAAGAGATATAACAATGGAAGATATTGAGTATATTTACACTGAACTTTTAAAAATAGCGGAAGCAGGTAAAAAAGAGTATACCCTTAAATATATTGGTTTAAGAGAATAG
- a CDS encoding M55 family metallopeptidase, with product MKVFIMTDLEGVAGVLDSNNWCLPGGAHYLKARELLTMEINSAIEGFLEGGATEILVSDGHGGGGTIDRSLLHPKAEFSCFWPEGRRGTFSMDDKKFDYMAFIGQHPMAGTIGGHLCHTGNMGVVVQTFNGIPVGEYGDLVFTANELGIRVIFASGCKAFCLEAENLVPGIETVAVKRGTQTTSGNHLPGDVYRQHNKSAIHLHPQEARRRIKEGTKRAIERAQKEDFGFTKEKLTPPFTRIRIQRGNGEFPPRIYKQTHPTSLFDMHYEQWEGYELEINPADSELQKLLGRRIV from the coding sequence ATGAAGGTTTTCATAATGACTGATTTGGAAGGAGTCGCAGGAGTGTTGGATTCAAACAACTGGTGTTTGCCTGGGGGTGCTCATTACCTTAAGGCAAGAGAACTTCTTACTATGGAAATCAACTCCGCTATAGAAGGGTTTCTTGAAGGAGGCGCTACTGAGATACTTGTTTCTGATGGGCACGGTGGCGGCGGAACAATTGATAGAAGTTTGTTACATCCTAAAGCAGAATTTTCCTGTTTTTGGCCTGAAGGGCGTAGAGGTACTTTTAGTATGGACGATAAAAAGTTTGATTATATGGCTTTTATAGGTCAACACCCTATGGCTGGTACTATCGGAGGGCATCTGTGCCATACAGGTAATATGGGGGTTGTGGTGCAGACGTTTAATGGTATTCCTGTAGGTGAATATGGAGACCTTGTTTTTACTGCAAATGAACTTGGTATTAGGGTTATATTTGCATCAGGATGTAAAGCATTCTGTCTTGAAGCAGAAAACCTTGTGCCTGGTATAGAAACAGTAGCAGTTAAAAGAGGAACTCAGACTACCTCTGGTAATCATCTACCTGGTGATGTGTATAGGCAACATAATAAATCAGCAATACATTTACACCCACAAGAAGCCCGCAGAAGAATAAAAGAGGGAACTAAAAGAGCAATAGAGAGAGCTCAAAAAGAGGATTTTGGTTTTACAAAAGAAAAACTTACGCCTCCTTTTACCAGAATTAGGATACAGAGAGGAAATGGCGAGTTTCCTCCAAGAATATATAAGCAGACCCATCCGACAAGCTTGTTTGATATGCACTACGAGCAGTGGGAAGGCTATGAGTTAGAAATCAACCCAGCAGATTCTGAGTTACAGAAATTGTTAGGTAGACGGATTGTATAA
- a CDS encoding thiamine pyrophosphate-dependent enzyme: protein MPSIKELAQREEKFVSGHRLCAGCGEGIVARLVTLAIDKPFIACNATGCMEVASTIFPYSSWNVPWVHSAFENAAATISGVEAAYQSLKKQGKIDEDVVFLTFGGDGGTYDIGLQALSGAAERGHKVLYVCCNNQAYMNTGIQRSSATPKAASTTTTPSGKVIPGKIQFQKDLPSIMVAHNIPYVATSIPGRWRDLTNKVEKAITFDGFTYIDVLTPCRLGWPHDPALTMEISRLAAETCIWPLYEVVEGKYKINYKPREKKPIADWFKLQRRFDHLLKPSNEQLLAELQAEVDKRWEILLNKEG from the coding sequence ATGCCAAGTATAAAAGAACTTGCTCAAAGAGAAGAAAAATTTGTTTCAGGTCATAGGTTATGTGCTGGTTGTGGTGAAGGGATAGTGGCAAGGTTGGTTACTCTTGCTATAGATAAACCTTTTATAGCTTGTAATGCTACTGGATGTATGGAGGTAGCAAGTACAATTTTCCCTTACTCTTCATGGAATGTGCCTTGGGTACATTCAGCGTTTGAGAACGCTGCTGCTACAATTAGCGGAGTAGAGGCAGCTTACCAATCACTAAAAAAACAAGGCAAGATAGACGAAGATGTTGTTTTTCTTACTTTCGGTGGAGATGGCGGAACGTATGATATAGGGCTACAGGCACTTTCAGGCGCAGCAGAAAGAGGTCATAAAGTGTTATATGTGTGTTGTAACAACCAAGCTTATATGAACACTGGTATACAACGTTCTTCTGCTACCCCTAAAGCTGCAAGCACAACAACTACTCCTTCTGGGAAAGTTATTCCTGGAAAGATACAGTTTCAGAAAGACCTTCCATCTATAATGGTGGCTCACAATATCCCTTACGTAGCAACTTCAATTCCTGGTAGATGGAGGGATTTAACAAATAAGGTTGAAAAAGCAATAACTTTTGATGGGTTTACCTATATAGATGTTCTAACACCTTGTAGATTGGGCTGGCCTCATGACCCAGCGCTAACAATGGAAATATCAAGGTTGGCTGCTGAAACCTGTATATGGCCCCTATATGAAGTGGTAGAAGGAAAATATAAAATCAATTATAAACCAAGAGAAAAGAAACCCATTGCTGACTGGTTTAAACTCCAGAGAAGGTTTGACCATCTTTTGAAACCATCTAACGAACAACTTCTTGCAGAACTACAGGCTGAAGTAGATAAACGTTGGGAGATTTTGCTTAATAAAGAAGGATAA
- a CDS encoding carbon starvation protein A codes for MNSLFLAGFSLLFFLLSYRFMGRKLERLWDVSPERKTPAIECPDGVDCVPVKHWSILFGHHFASIAGAGPILGPVIACMLWGWLPAALWLLLGSVFLGGVHDFSSLILSLRHKGGSFGEITESVMGRKSKIIFLIFLWLTLVLVVAVFASVTANTLVEEPSIVIPTFGLILIAVIFGVFVYKFKYSYINATVLSVLLLLITFVLGSKFPVSIPFYSPVKTWILILLLYSFVASIIPVNLLLQPRDYLSSFILLFGLLFGYAGLLLSRPNITAPAYISFSSPKDGYLWPMMFVMIACGAISGFHSLVASGTTSKQITSETDAKKISYGGMLTEGFLSILALLCVCAGLHWNKSGSLLNYPELMKSGNWIGTFATGYGQITSKILNPAIGKIIAVVMINAFVLTTLDTATRITRYISHELMGESWNIKIFKNRYLATLVIVIVAGTLAFGNWQKLWPVFGAANQLVAAIALFVAGMFLLGRKKFSLITFVPAIFMFITTVVALLYQMQGFYRHKSFLLANVSLLLVVLAVFVIIESFHKLLKRC; via the coding sequence ATGAATTCCCTTTTTTTGGCGGGGTTTTCGCTTCTGTTTTTTCTGCTTTCGTACCGTTTTATGGGCAGAAAACTTGAACGGTTGTGGGATGTTTCACCTGAAAGAAAAACTCCCGCTATTGAATGCCCTGATGGAGTTGACTGTGTTCCTGTTAAACACTGGTCAATCCTTTTCGGACACCATTTTGCTTCGATAGCAGGTGCAGGTCCAATACTGGGTCCTGTGATTGCCTGTATGTTATGGGGTTGGCTACCGGCTGCTCTGTGGCTATTACTTGGTTCAGTTTTTTTAGGGGGAGTTCACGATTTTTCTTCTCTTATTTTAAGTTTGAGACATAAAGGTGGGTCTTTTGGAGAGATAACTGAATCGGTGATGGGCAGAAAAAGTAAGATTATATTTCTTATCTTTCTCTGGTTGACTCTGGTGTTGGTAGTTGCGGTTTTTGCTTCTGTTACAGCCAATACTCTTGTAGAAGAACCGTCCATTGTTATACCAACCTTTGGGCTTATACTGATAGCAGTCATCTTTGGAGTATTTGTATATAAATTCAAATATTCTTATATAAATGCAACAGTTTTGTCTGTACTGCTATTGTTAATTACCTTTGTGCTTGGGAGTAAATTCCCTGTATCTATTCCGTTTTACTCCCCTGTCAAAACCTGGATACTTATACTTCTCTTATACTCTTTTGTTGCAAGTATTATTCCTGTAAATCTCCTTCTTCAACCGCGTGACTATCTGTCTTCCTTTATCCTTCTTTTTGGGCTATTGTTTGGATATGCGGGGCTACTTCTTTCTCGTCCCAATATAACAGCGCCAGCATATATCTCTTTTTCTTCACCTAAAGACGGTTACCTATGGCCTATGATGTTTGTAATGATTGCTTGTGGCGCTATTAGCGGTTTCCACAGTCTTGTAGCAAGCGGAACTACATCAAAACAGATTACTAGCGAAACTGATGCAAAAAAAATAAGTTATGGAGGTATGCTAACGGAAGGATTTTTATCTATACTTGCTCTTTTGTGTGTATGTGCGGGGCTACATTGGAACAAGAGCGGTTCTTTACTTAATTACCCTGAACTGATGAAGTCTGGTAATTGGATAGGTACTTTTGCTACTGGGTATGGGCAGATAACTTCTAAAATATTGAACCCTGCTATTGGTAAAATTATAGCTGTTGTTATGATAAACGCTTTTGTGCTTACAACTCTTGATACAGCAACAAGGATAACCAGATATATCTCTCACGAACTTATGGGTGAAAGTTGGAATATTAAAATTTTTAAGAATAGGTACCTTGCTACTTTGGTTATTGTTATTGTAGCCGGTACTCTTGCTTTTGGTAACTGGCAGAAACTCTGGCCTGTTTTTGGAGCGGCAAACCAACTTGTTGCAGCAATAGCCCTATTTGTTGCTGGAATGTTTCTTTTAGGTAGAAAGAAATTTTCTCTAATAACCTTTGTGCCTGCAATATTTATGTTTATTACAACGGTAGTAGCACTACTTTACCAGATGCAGGGGTTTTACAGGCATAAGAGTTTTCTTCTTGCTAATGTCTCTCTTTTACTTGTTGTGCTTGCTGTTTTTGTAATAATAGAAAGTTTCCATAAACTTCTAAAACGTTGTTAA